A window of Coturnix japonica isolate 7356 chromosome 2, Coturnix japonica 2.1, whole genome shotgun sequence contains these coding sequences:
- the TRIP13 gene encoding pachytene checkpoint protein 2 homolog produces MDEAAGDLKQALLNTCDNVQIHVEVHQKSNSTAKKEDIRMSVLKLLNRHNIVFGDYKWTEFDDGFLNSNVQSVSIVDTELKLKERQPIDLSKSSLSIHIFHLNEEGPSIENLEEENEDIVAANHWVLPTAEFHGLWESLIYDTEVKSHLLDYVTTTLLFSDRNVDSNLISWNRVVLLHGPPGTGKTSLCKALAQKLTIRLSYRYRYGQLIEINSHSLFSKWFSESGKLVTKMFQKIQELIDDKDALVFVLIDEVESLTAARSAFKAGTEPSDAIRVVNAVLMQIDQIKRYPNVVILTTSNITEKIDMAFVDRADIKQYIGPPSAAAIFRIYLSCLEELMKCQIIYPRQHLLSLRELEMIGFVENNVSRLSLVLKEISRRSEGLSGRVLRKLPFLAHALYIQSPSVTMATFLQALSLAVDKQFEERKKLADCV; encoded by the exons ATGGATGAAGCAGCTGGGGATTTGAAGCAAGCCCTCCTGAATACGTGCGATAATGTCCAGATACACGTGGAAGTTCATCAGAAATCAAACAG TACGGCAAAGAAAGAAGACATCAGGATGAGTGTCCTAAAACTGTTGAACAGACACAACATTGTGTTTGGTGATTACAAGTGGACAGAATTTGATGATGGCTTCCTTAACAGCAATGTGCAATCTGTGTCAATTGTGGATACAGAGctgaaactgaaggaaagacAG CCTATTGACTTGAGCAAAAGCAGTCTTTCCattcatatttttcatctgaatgaAGAAGGGCCAAGCATTGAAAACTTGGAAGAAGAGAATGAGGATATTGTTGCAGCTAACCACTGGGTGCTACCTACAG CTGAATTCCATGGCCTTTGGGAAAGTCTTATATATGACACTGAAGTAAAATCACAT TTACTTGATTATGTCACGACAACATTactgttttctgacagaaaCGTTGACAGCAACTTAATATCATGGAATAGAGTTGTTTTGCTACATG GCCCTCCTGGAACTGGTAAAACCTCTCTCTGCAAAGCATTGGCTCAGAAGCTGACGATACGACTATCGTACAG GTATAGATATGGACAGTTAATTGAAATAAACAGCCATAGTCTTTTCTCTAAATGGTTTTCTGAG AGTGGCAAGCTCGTAACCAAGATGTTCCAGAAGATTCAAGAGTTAATTGACGACAAAGATGCTCTTGTGTTTGTACTGATCGATGAG gtGGAGAGCCTCACAGCAGCCCGCAGTGCCTTCAAGGCAGGCACAGAGCCTTCAGATGCTATTCGTGTAGTTAATGCTGTACTGATGCAAATAGATCAGATTAAAAG GTATCCCAATGTAGTTATCCTGACTACTTCAAATATTACAGAGAAAATTGACATGGCATTTGTAGACAGAGCAGACATAAAGCAGTATATTGGCCCCCCATCTGCTGCAGCAATATTCAGAATATATCTTTCTTGCCTGGAAGAGCTGATGAAG TGCCAAATAATATATCCTCGACAGCATCTCTTGTCACTCAGAGAGTTAGAAATGATTGGATTTGTAGAAAATAATGTGTCCAGGTTAAGTCTGGTACTAAAAGAAATCTCAAG AAGAAGTGAAGGTCTTAGTGGCCGGGTCCTCAGAAAACTTCCTTTCCTAGCACACGCACTTTATATTCAA tcCCCCAGTGTTACAATGGCAACGTTTCTTCAGGCTCTTTCACTTGCAGTAGACAAAcagtttgaagaaagaaaaaaacttgcaGACTGTGTGTGA